Proteins co-encoded in one Eremothecium sinecaudum strain ATCC 58844 chromosome VI, complete sequence genomic window:
- the QRI1 gene encoding UDP-N-acetylglucosamine diphosphorylase (Syntenic homolog of Ashbya gossypii AFL192C; Syntenic homolog of Saccharomyces cerevisiae YDL103C (QRI1)) has product MDTKSAYEAAGQGHLFMQWRLLTDVERKELLSNLAGKDPVKLLKQCQEALKLAAGNTSHSGEVEPLPQSSYESVVDNPREVNERYEKLGMDALKGGKVAVILMAGGQGTRLGSSLPKGCYDVGLPSHKSLFQIQAERLMTLERISGCQNHIPWYIMTSPATRAATEDFFRDYKYFGLDPTQVKFFNQGTFPALDLTGKKLMLKSKTELVESPDGNGGLYRALRDNKILEELTERGIEHIHMYSVDNVLVKLADPVFLGYAISHKFDLATKVVRKRDANEAVGLIVSKGGKPSVIEYSEISKEATEATEENTGLLKLRAANIVNHYYSVSMLKDKLDHWCNELPYHVARKKIQYYDPERDTIVKPDTINGIKLEQFIFDVFHTIPMEKFGCLEVDRSLEFSPLKSGPGSPNDNPETSRLAYLKLGTKWLKDAGAKVKENILVEVSCTLSYSGESLGRYKDKTFASDGEYIA; this is encoded by the coding sequence ATGGATACTAAGAGTGCTTATGAAGCTGCCGGTCAAGGTCATTTGTTTATGCAATGGAGACTTCTAACAGATGTGGAAAGAAAAGAGTTACTTTCTAATTTGGCTGGTAAGGATCCAGTTAAGCTTTTGAAGCAATGCCAAGAAGCTCTAAAATTGGCTGCTGGAAATACGAGCCACTCTGGAGAGGTTGAGCCACTTCCTCAATCTTCTTATGAATCTGTTGTTGACAATCCACGGGAAGTTAACGAACGGTATGAAAAGCTGGGTATGGATGCGTTAAAGGGAGGAAAAGTGGCTGTTATTCTAATGGCTGGTGGGCAGGGGACCAGATTGGGGTCATCACTTCCTAAGGGATGTTATGATGTGGGGTTACCTTCTCATAAGTCGCTTTTTCAAATTCAAGCCGAGCGGCTAATGACATTGGAACGAATTTCAGGCTGCCAGAACCATATACCGTGGTATATTATGACATCGCCTGCAACTCGGGCAGCAACTGAGGACTTTTTCAGGGATTATAAGTACTTCGGTTTGGATCCTACTCAAGTGAAATTCTTCAACCAAGGCACTTTTCCCGCATTAGATTTGACTGGAAAGAAGTTAATGCTGAAGTCAAAAACCGAGCTAGTGGAATCGCCGGATGGAAATGGAGGTTTATACAGAGCCCTACGTGACAATAAGATCTTGGAAGAGCTAACAGAGCGTGGAATTGAACATATACATATGTATTCTGTTGACAATGTTCTAGTGAAGCTTGCGGACCCTGTATTTTTAGGATACGCGATCAGCCACAAATTTGACTTAGCTACTAAAGTTGTTCGTAAAAGAGATGCCAATGAGGCTGTCGGACTCATTGTATCTAAGGGTGGCAAACCCTCTGTAATTGAGTACTCAGAGATCTCAAAAGAGGCCACAGAGGCAACTGAGGAGAACACCGGGCTATTGAAATTGCGTGCGGCAAACATTGTGAATCACTACTACTCTGTGTCAATGCTTAAGGACAAATTAGACCATTGGTGTAACGAATTGCCTTATCACGTTGCTAGGAAGAAAATTCAGTACTATGATCCTGAGAGAGACACAATCGTAAAACCTGATACCATCAACGGTATAAAGTTGGAGCAATTCATCTTTGACGTCTTCCATACAATTCCAATGGAGAAGTTTGGGTGTTTAGAGGTTGATAGATCATTGGAGTTCTCGCCATTAAAGAGTGGCCCAGGTTCTCCTAATGACAATCCTGAAACATCTCGTCTTGCATATTTAAAATTGGGCACGAAATGGTTGAAGGACGCTGGTGCAAAAGTTAAAGAAAACATATTGGTCGAAGTTTCATGTACTTTGTCCTACAGTGGTGAATCGCTTGGACGTTATAAGGACAAGACATTCGCCTCAGATGGCGAATATATAGCATAG
- the INP2 gene encoding Inp2p (Syntenic homolog of Ashbya gossypii AFL193W; Syntenic homolog of Saccharomyces cerevisiae YMR163C (INP2)), with protein MIWKSASTRSQQYIQLDKNLVANQGSNQGSDGVDSAFNNIRHLTSINLQTPTSQTTLELGILNVSDLKPVYRDDFSSATEMVLLDQNEEDLFEFPMAQKTVLDGLVQEIFEESLSLNSELYWEEFHYTIVTSKALNLDGLNSTELLDNSFTKSVKDFRKKLLSSAQRALSLPTKYGRLVIGRKQFFLQRTVALLPVALFSIKCLRKLLQRRGKRKRIVITLLLAMYLALQQEVFHSNYIKYSALTNLKEMVKLLTSLDKLEHNYHIILNELTIFRPITMVQTSTRLPSNIALISDILVSVTDTLYYKLRLNIREILPFVDTEALVRYCEIYNVNLVLLHGFLHGASELSLSDKLQRLRSLKKFWLCLLLSVTGFDTYVTKVSPAIAKMFPGCEMSYLKESDKLKLIDRELVKLNFNLKNAISSFTAYKSCIYDGIISPALNSPIEKTAQRKEECLSKLVSSTFNELQELQNKLLHSQDNDDKLRRYVQEKLLFLHSFWEPVKNEKIIGPATVGVNSTSTSALKRNFGGFALNVISTASEDEEASSFSCEPVTPVIDESAYDKQSTLGDNMASNGTEDVYVTCSEEYDPPEYLKEKFKKLSEEQLKMRLNATINRITMGNSNRYDEIRDEALAVADLQIGTEEAYKGFESRPLLSHHKECVMIQELKERFKG; from the coding sequence ATGATATGGAAGTCCGCTTCCACTAGATCTCAGCAATATATCCAGCTGGATAAAAATTTAGTAGCAAATCAAGGTTCAAATCAAGGTTCAGATGGGGTAGATTCGGCGTTTAACAATATACGGCATCTAACGTCGATTAATTTACAGACGCCCACTAGTCAGACTACTCTGGAACTCGGGATTTTAAACGTTTCTGATTTGAAACCTGTTTATCGCGATGATTTTTCATCTGCTACTGAGATGGTTCTGCTAGATCAAAATGAAGAGGATTTGTTTGAGTTTCCAATGGCCCAGAAGACAGTTTTAGATGGCTTGGTTCAAGAGATCTTCGAAGAATCGCTATCGCTTAACAGCGAACTATACTGGGAAGAGTTCCACTATACTATTGTAACTTCTAAGGCGCTGAACCTAGATGGGCTCAACTCTACTGAATTACTGGATAACAGTTTTACAAAATCTGTTAAAGATTTTAGAAAGAAGCTGCTAAGTTCTGCTCAGCGGGCACTTTCTCTACCGACAAAATATGGTAGACTGGTGATAGGCAGGAAACAGTTTTTTCTACAGAGAACTGTTGCACTACTTCCTGTGGCTCTGTTTTCGATAAAGTGCCTTAGAAAACTACTCCAGAGAAGAGGTAAGCGAAAACGTATCGTAATTACACTACTGCTAGCGATGTACCTTGCCCTGCAACAGGAGGTATTTCACTCAAACTACATTAAGTATTCTGCATTGACGAATTTAAAAGAAATGGTTAAATTACTAACGAGCTTGGACAAACTTGAGCATAATTATCATATTATTCTGAATGAACTAACGATATTCAGACCCATAACCATGGTGCAGACAAGCACGCGACTTCCATCCAATATTGCATTAATTTCTGATATACTAGTTTCTGTAACAGACACTTTGTATTATAAACTGAGACTTAATATCCGTGAGATATTGCCATTTGTGGATACAGAGGCGCTGGTTAGGTATTGCGAGATATACAATGTGAATCTGGTTTTATTGCATGGATTCCTCCACGGAGCAAGTGAACTTAGCCTATCTGACAAACTACAAAGACTGAGATCATTGAAGAAGTTTTGGCTATGTCTTCTACTGTCGGTAACAGGCTTTGATACGTATGTCACCAAAGTCTCCCCTGCTATTGCAAAAATGTTTCCTGGTTGTGAGATGAGTTACCTGAAAGAATCAGATAAGTTAAAGCTAATTGATAGGGAGTTAGTTAAGTTGAACTTCAACTTGAAGAATGCAATTTCGAGCTTCACAGCCTATAAGTCATGTATATATGATGGTATCATTTCTCCCGCCCTCAACTCGCCAATTGAAAAGACAGCACAAAGGAAGGAGGAATGTTTGTCAAAACTTGTATCGTCCACATTCAACGAATTGCAAGAGCTTCAAAATAAACTCCTACATTCTCAGGATAACGATGATAAACTTCGGCGGTATGTTCAAGAGAAGCTACTTTTCTTGCACAGCTTCTGGGAACCCGTAAAGAATGAAAAGATAATAGGGCCAGCAACTGTAGGAGTGAACTCAACTTCTACATCAGCTTTGAAGCGTAATTTCGGTGGTTTTGCGCTAAATGTCATATCTACTGCctctgaagatgaagaggCGAGCTCTTTCAGCTGTGAGCCTGTTACACCAGTTATTGATGAGTCCGCATATGACAAACAATCAACCTTGGGAGATAATATGGCAAGCAATGGAACAGAAGATGTGTATGTCACATGTAGTGAGGAATACGACCCACCTGAATATTTAAAAGAGAAATTCAAGAAGTTATCAGAGGAACAACTTAAAATGCGTCTAAACGCTACGATAAACAGAATTACCATGGGTAATAGTAACAGATACGACGAAATAAGAGATGAAGCCTTGGCTGTCGCAGATCTTCAAATAGGTACAGAAGAAGCATACAAAGGATTCGAGAGCAGGCCTCTTTTATCCCATCACAAAGAATGTGTAATGATTCAAGAACTTAAAGAGCGATTTAAAGGTTAA
- the DNF3 gene encoding aminophospholipid-translocating P4-type ATPase DNF3 (Syntenic homolog of Ashbya gossypii AFL191W; Syntenic homolog of Saccharomyces cerevisiae YMR162C (DNF3)): MGNRRRSKSLRTQLFNRNLYDQWKQQENVEGIGNETGGIPLGDIPESQAVDNNAIAKTKGDDIWSRIAGKLFCKACNDRERKGRTIPLCLCKRRRLDEKLERLYDSSRVLLDERTNKPYVKNDITSSRYTIYSFLPRQLYAQFSKLANAFFYCIALLQMVPTWSTTGNYTTIIPLSIFMSISIAREGWDDYKRHKLDKVENDRLVKVLVVDVEDSECGSATLNSKLGENKSFADEALLQSYGVSIVQKPWKSISVGDFILLNQDDWVPADLMLLTADGENDCVYVETMALDGETNLKCKQPVPDISSRMRSAEGLINFTASVTVEDPDNNLYNFDGNVEFTNSNKEKKMVPIGLDNVVFRGSIVRNTNALVGMVVFTGEETKIRMNSIKNPRIKAPKLQTRANWIVLFLIIVVVSLAVLSLGLQRYYKRRYVDNNNAWYLWGQDAGIVASLVSYIIMYNTMIPLSLYVTMEIIKTMQSRLMMWDIDMYHPESNTPFQSRTNTILEELGQVSYIFSDKTGTLTENKMVLKRFSICGSSWTHEVENGENGFQKSAASNDVDVISVEDDNSIGKNFEITEPEPRTSVECKGTSSVTYSGRPSIASQIEKLKFEISGARKKEENNYLSSVPSVNATVTSSESRLKSTSDLILYVQSHPRTFFAQRVKMFMLSLALCHTCLPKKVSDDADDADSIEYQASSPDELALVMAARDMGFVFLNRNTNIFTIKTFPNGFEKEPLLEDYEILDVIEFNSTRKRMSVLVRVPNVQDKVLLICKGADNVILERLQNSEMALEKTREINISTTRRKTEEADLVLQHRRQSMDQISRRDSIGDILRNSISGRPTRGSWAVQAASSSYAINPTRSLTDQELHINSIDDFLNIGTKADEEADHLYNASRKSLSKQQREKYSRKVGEKGSSPVQVKKSEQGLPKAEYSEKRDSLESYIGSDELVQNEEYVLERTLYDIDSFSTEGLRTLLYSFKWVSQQEYQTWSARYQVAKTSIVDRRELMDSVGGSIEFGLRILGVSAIEDKLQEGVSEAIVKLRRAGIKLWMLTGDKRETAINIGYSCKLIRDYSSVVVLSSHADDMTSKITALIQQLDEGNVAHCVVVIDGATLATFEENPILMALFVELCTKTDSVICCRASPAQKALMVENIRKTDKKIVTLAVGDGANDIAMIQSADIGIGITGKEGLQAARSSDYSISQFRYLLKLLLVHGRYNYIRTTKFMLCTFYKELIFFIAQQIYQRNVMFSGTSLYEPWSLTMFNTLFTSLTVLCIGMFEKDLKPMTLLAVPELYSLGRLSQAFNMFMFLRWMLAAAANSVLICFLSWYCWGFTSLSDNTLYPMGTIIYTAIVILINVKFQFLEMNSRTWLAFGSVFISIIAWFLWCSMLPKIYRQNFSTYDVKDMLYHTIPKDYTFWLTIVIAVALPLILNIVFLTLRTMLWPTDSNIFYELEHQDAIRKKLELNAFNELKQGWTWQRDPPAFFRWSKKILGHSKENSSVVSNSSLSIKHTGSEPNESALDTPKATALENNAAFDSDEFEQLPSGKLIKRKKQGPNGSHENLNEGLTARIGRKLRLKSKDEDINEIINQRLRSLE, translated from the coding sequence ATGGGTAATCGAAGAAGGTCAAAGTCTTTGAGAACCCAGTTATTCAATAGGAATTTGTATGACCAGTGGAAGCAGCAGGAGAATGTTGAAGGTATAGGAAATGAAACCGGAGGAATACCTTTGGGAGATATACCGGAATCACAAGCTGTTGATAATAACGCTATAGCGAAGACAAAGGGTGATGATATATGGAGTAGGATAGCGGGTAAACTCTTCTGTAAAGCGTGTAACGATAGAGAGCGCAAAGGGAGAACTATTCCTCTATGCCTATGTAAACGACGGAGATTAGACGAGAAGTTGGAACGTTTATATGATAGTTCCCGGGTTCTACTGGATGAGAGGACGAATAAGCCATATGTCAAGAATGATATTACATCTTCCAGATATACGATATATTCGTTCTTACCTCGACAGCTTTATGCACAGTTTTCCAAGCTTGCAAATGCGTTTTTCTACTGTATAGCATTGTTACAGATGGTTCCTACGTGGTCCACGACTGGGAATTACACGACCATTATCCCTCTTTCGATATTTATGAGCATTTCCATAGCTCGCGAGGGCTGGGATGACTATAAGAGGCATAAGTTGGATAAGGTGGAGAACGATCGACTTGTGAAGGTGCTGGTGGTGGATGTAGAGGATAGTGAGTGCGGTTCGGCTACGCTAAATTCGAAGTTAGGGGAAAACAAAAGTTTTGCAGATGAGGCGCTTCTTCAATCATACGGAGTGAGTATTGTGCAAAAACCGTGGAAATCTATTAGTGTAGGAGATTTTATACTCCTGAATCAAGATGACTGGGTTCCAGCCGATCTTATGTTGCTGACTGCAGATGGCGAAAATGACTGCGTGTATGTGGAAACTATGGCTCTTGATGGAGAAACGAATTTGAAGTGCAAGCAGCCTGTTCCAGACATCAGCAGTCGTATGCGCTCTGCGGAAGGTTTAATAAATTTCACTGCTTCAGTTACTGTAGAAGATCCAGATAACAATCTTTACAATTTTGATGGTAATGTAGAGTTCACAAACTCAAATAAGGAAAAGAAGATGGTTCCTATTGGTCTAGATAATGTTGTTTTCCGTGGGAGTATTGTTAGAAACACTAATGCCTTGGTGGGTATGGTAGTTTTCACAGGAGAGGAGACAAAGATTCGTATGAACTCCATCAAAAATCCTCGTATTAAGGCCCCTAAATTACAAACACGGGCGAATTGGATTGTTTTGTTTTTGATTATTGTTGTGGTATCTCTCGCAGTTTTGTCTCTTGGCCTACAAAGGTATTATAAACGGCGATATGTTGATAACAACAATGCTTGGTATTTATGGGGACAGGATGCAGGTATAGTAGCATCTCTGGTTTCTTATATCATCATGTACAATACGATGATTCCACTTTCGCTATATGTTACTATGGAAATTATAAAAACAATGCAGAGTCGTTTAATGATGTGGGATATTGATATGTACCATCCCGAGTCTAATACTCCTTTTCAGTCTCGGACAAACACTATTTTGGAGGAGCTAGGTCAAGTTTCATATATATTCAGTGATAAAACTGGGACCTTAACGGAAAATAAGATGGTTTTGAAACGGTTCTCAATATGTGGGTCTTCATGGACTCATGAAGTTGAAAACGGTGAAAATGGTTTCCAAAAAAGTGCGGCAAGTAATGACGTTGATGTTATTTCTGTTGAGGATGATAATAGTATTGGTAAGAACTTCGAGATCACTGAACCTGAGCCTAGAACCTCTGTTGAGTGTAAAGGAACAAGCTCAGTTACTTATAGTGGTAGACCTAGTATAGCATCCCAGATTGAAAAACTGAAGTTTGAAATATCTGGAGCCAGGAAAAAGGAGGAAAATAATTATTTGTCATCTGTACCTTCCGTGAATGCTACCGTGACAAGCTCTGAATCAAGGTTGAAATCGACATCCGATCTAATTTTGTATGTACAATCACATCCTCGTACATTTTTTGCCCAGAGAGTTAAGATGTTCATGCTGTCGTTGGCCTTGTGCCATACTTGTTTGCCGAAGAAAGTTTCAGACGACGCAGATGACGCCGATTCAATTGAGTACCAGGCATCATCACCCGACGAACTGGCATTAGTTATGGCAGCTAGAGACATGGGGTTCGTTTTTTTAAATCGAAATACAAATATTTTTACTATCAAAACATTCCCTAATGGGTTTGAAAAGGAACCCTTACTAGAAGACTATGAGATTTTAGATGTTATTGAATTTAATTCCACAAGGAAGAGAATGTCCGTCTTGGTCCGTGTCCCTAATGTACAAGATAAAGTGCTTTTGATTTGTAAAGGGGCCGACAATGTCATTCTGGAAAGGCTTCAGAATTCGGAGATGGCGTTGGAAAAGACACGTGAAATTAACATTAGTACAACGCGAAGAAAGACTGAAGAAGCAGACTTAGTCTTGCAGCATAGGAGGCAATCCATGGATCAGATATCACGTAGAGATAGCATTGGTGATATTTTACGGAATTCTATATCGGGTCGTCCAACGAGGGGAAGTTGGGCAGTCCAAGCCGCAAGCAGCAGTTACGCCATCAATCCTACAAGATCTCTCACAGATCAGGAACTTCATATTAATAGCATTGATGACTTCCTTAATATCGGAACCAAAGCTGATGAAGAAGCGGATCATCTTTACAATGCATCAAGGAAATCTTTGAGCAAGCAGCAAAGAGAAAAATATTCACGAAAAGTAGGGGAGAAAGGCAGTTCACCAGTTCAAGTTAAAAAATCTGAACAAGGGTTGCCAAAAGCTGAATATTCAGAAAAAAGGGACAGTCTTGAATCATACATTGGTTCAGATGAGCTGGTGCAAAACGAAGAATACGTGCTTGAACGGACTCTATATGATATAGATAGCTTTTCAACCGAGGGTTTAAGGACTTTGCTCTATAGCTTTAAATGGGTTTCGCAGCAAGAATACCAAACCTGGAGTGCTCGATACCAGGTAGCAAAAACAAGCATAGTAGATCGCCGAGAACTGATGGATTCAGTTGGTGGTTCAATTGAGTTCGGGTTACGTATATTGGGTGTGTCAGCAATTGAAGATAAGTTACAAGAAGGGGTCTCAGAAGCTATCGTTAAACTTAGACGCGCAGGCATAAAATTGTGGATGTTAACGGGTGATAAACGTGAAACTGCTATTAACATTGGCTATTCCTGCAAATTAATTCGCGACTATTCCAGTGTAGTTGTTTTGTCCTCCCATGCGGATGATATGACTTCGAAAATAACTGCTTTAATACAACAACTTGACGAAGGAAATGTTGCCCATTGTGTTGTGGTTATCGATGGTGCAACTTTGGCAACTTTTGAGGAAAATCCAATATTAATGGCTCTTTTTGTTGAATTATGTACGAAAACAGACTCTGTTATATGCTGCCGTGCATCTCCAGCGCAAAAGGCATTAATGGTTGAAAATATTAGGAAAACAGACAAAAAGATAGTTACACTTGCTGTTGGAGATGGTGCCAATGACATTGCAATGATACAGTCAGCTGATATTGGGATCGGTATCACAGGGAAAGAAGGTTTACAAGCTGCTCGATCATCTGATTATTCTATCTCACAATTCAGATATTTGctgaagttattgttggTACATGGACGTTATAATTACATTAGAACTACAAAGTTTATGTTATGCACTTTCTACAAAGAgttgattttttttattgCACAGCAAATTTACCAGCGTAATGTGATGTTTTCCGGTACTTCTTTATATGAACCCTGGTCTTTGACAATGTTTAATACTTTGTTCACTTCATTGACTGTTCTTTGCATCGGTATGTTTGAGAAAGACCTAAAGCCTATGACCCTTTTGGCAGTGCCAGAATTGTATTCTTTGGGAAGGTTATCCCAAGCCTTTAATATGTTTATGTTTTTGAGGTGGATGTTggcagcagcagcaaatTCCGTATTAATATGCTTTTTATCTTGGTACTGTTGGGGTTTTACATCGCTGAGTGATAATACCTTATATCCAATGGGGACCATTATCTATACTGCTATTGTTATCCTAATCAACGTTAAGTTTCAGTTTTTGGAAATGAATAGTAGGACTTGGTTGGCTTTTGGCTCGGTATTCATCTCTATTATCGCTTGGTTTTTATGGTGTTCGATGCTTCCTAAAATTTATCGTCAAAACTTTAGTACGTATGACGTCAAGGATATGCTGTACCATACCATTCCGAAAGACTATACCTTCTGGTTAACTATAGTTATCGCAGTGGCATTACCTTTAATTTTGAATATAGTATTCCTGACTTTACGAACTATGCTATGGCCTACAGATAGCAACATTTTTTACGAGTTA